A window of the Arcobacter sp. F155 genome harbors these coding sequences:
- a CDS encoding M48 family metallopeptidase yields MIITTVYLESGQFKVIEEFKVKINYEIYNVIVKKKISNKHVYLRLKDKNLLEISSNKYFSKLDAVDLINRQKEWIVNRRDVFLRKEKNKNSYLLFGKRYSLEDIKEEELDKLYKEKAQKIIPKLVEEFATKMNLYPTSIKYRKNKRTWGSCNYKNGLNFNILLTQFPLEVIEYVVIHELAHIEHKNHSKAFWALVKRYCKDYKQREKLLKSFL; encoded by the coding sequence ATGATTATAACTACAGTTTACTTAGAAAGTGGTCAGTTTAAGGTGATAGAAGAGTTTAAAGTTAAAATTAATTATGAAATTTATAATGTTATAGTCAAGAAGAAAATATCAAATAAACACGTATATCTCAGACTTAAAGATAAAAATCTATTAGAGATATCATCTAATAAATATTTTTCAAAATTAGATGCAGTTGATTTAATAAATAGACAAAAAGAGTGGATAGTAAATAGAAGAGATGTTTTTTTACGAAAAGAAAAAAATAAAAACAGTTATTTATTGTTTGGAAAAAGATACTCTTTAGAAGATATCAAAGAAGAAGAATTAGATAAATTATATAAAGAAAAAGCTCAAAAAATAATTCCAAAATTAGTAGAAGAGTTTGCAACTAAAATGAATCTTTATCCAACTTCAATAAAGTATAGAAAAAACAAAAGAACCTGGGGCTCTTGTAATTATAAAAATGGATTAAATTTTAATATCTTACTTACGCAGTTTCCCCTTGAAGTAATTGAATATGTAGTAATACATGAATTAGCTCATATTGAACATAAAAATCATTCAAAAGCTTTTTGGGCTTTAGTTAAAAGATATTGCAAGGATTATAAGCAAAGAGAAAAGCTTCTTAAGAGTTTTTTATAA
- a CDS encoding DUF721 domain-containing protein: MKKINEILSHLKKSPEFRKINTQKTIQDFIDLLPPSLKKGVKFAYVKADILYFVLTHPVYKMEFEYNKDLINTLLKKYPLIEVSQLKFFVTNKREKKEVKKEEKSFFTERSHGIFTNYITDEKLHEKVEEIRAIIKNS; the protein is encoded by the coding sequence ATGAAAAAAATTAACGAAATACTTAGTCATCTTAAGAAAAGTCCTGAATTCAGAAAGATTAATACACAAAAAACTATTCAAGATTTTATCGATTTATTACCACCAAGTTTAAAAAAAGGTGTTAAATTCGCTTATGTAAAAGCTGATATCTTGTATTTTGTATTAACCCATCCTGTTTATAAAATGGAGTTTGAGTATAACAAAGATTTAATAAATACACTATTAAAAAAATATCCCCTAATTGAAGTGAGTCAATTAAAGTTTTTCGTTACAAATAAAAGAGAGAAAAAAGAAGTAAAAAAGGAAGAAAAGTCTTTTTTTACAGAGCGTTCACATGGGATTTTTACAAACTATATTACTGATGAAAAACTTCATGAAAAAGTAGAAGAGATAAGAGCTATTATAAAAAACTCTTAA
- the nadB gene encoding L-aspartate oxidase, which translates to MVYDYIIIGTGVAGLNAARLIPKDKKVLVLCKKSPWNCNTFWAQGGVATAVDKDDIEPHIKDTLTAGVNQNSKEAVRVLSENSRACIDDLINAGLQFDLNDNGELAFTKEAAHSRNRILHADGDATGRMVHLFLLSTCDHEIRTNVVVNDLLIEDDICYGVQFFTNETDQEIVYAHNTIIASGGVGSIYKYHTNSTAIAGEIQGLCVEKGLKLKDMEMMQFHPTVVKGTHFARKPLLSEALRGEGAYIVDENDRRFLFDYHKDGELAPRDVVSRSIFDYHKKTNSSIYLSFDKFEKNFFKKRFPNIYSNLKDLGFELPFEKVPISPAFHYAMGGVETDINAKVLGMKNLYAVGEVACNGIHGANRLASNSLLEGIVFSKIAVELSLKEEFKIDETKYTKNIKKYIRNKEIDKEIKNSLRKLMWDNAAIVRDRDSLKITLEKIDKFLEENVGRLLYLRLLTAKSILKAAIERQVSIGAHFIKE; encoded by the coding sequence ATGGTTTATGACTATATTATTATAGGAACAGGTGTTGCAGGATTAAATGCTGCAAGACTGATTCCCAAAGACAAAAAAGTTTTAGTACTTTGTAAAAAATCCCCTTGGAACTGCAATACATTTTGGGCCCAAGGTGGTGTTGCTACTGCTGTCGATAAAGATGATATAGAACCACATATAAAAGATACACTTACCGCAGGAGTTAATCAAAACAGTAAAGAAGCCGTTAGGGTTTTAAGTGAAAACTCAAGGGCTTGTATTGATGATTTAATCAATGCCGGATTACAGTTTGATTTAAATGACAATGGTGAACTAGCTTTTACAAAAGAAGCAGCACATAGTAGAAATAGAATTTTACATGCAGATGGAGATGCTACAGGTAGAATGGTTCACCTGTTTTTACTTTCAACTTGTGATCATGAAATAAGAACAAATGTCGTAGTAAATGATTTACTTATTGAAGATGATATTTGTTATGGGGTTCAATTTTTCACCAATGAAACAGACCAAGAAATAGTTTATGCTCACAATACTATCATAGCAAGTGGAGGTGTTGGTTCAATATATAAATACCATACAAACTCTACTGCTATTGCAGGGGAGATTCAAGGTTTATGTGTTGAAAAAGGACTTAAACTAAAAGATATGGAGATGATGCAGTTTCATCCAACAGTTGTAAAAGGAACTCATTTTGCTAGAAAACCACTTTTAAGTGAAGCTTTAAGAGGTGAGGGTGCTTATATTGTTGATGAAAATGATAGAAGATTTTTATTTGATTATCATAAAGATGGTGAACTAGCTCCAAGAGATGTAGTTAGTAGGTCAATTTTTGATTATCATAAAAAAACAAACTCTTCTATATATTTATCATTTGATAAGTTTGAAAAAAACTTCTTCAAAAAAAGATTTCCAAATATTTACTCAAACCTAAAAGATTTAGGTTTTGAACTTCCTTTTGAGAAAGTTCCTATTTCTCCTGCTTTCCATTATGCAATGGGAGGAGTTGAGACAGATATAAATGCAAAAGTTCTAGGAATGAAAAACCTATATGCAGTTGGTGAAGTAGCTTGCAATGGAATTCATGGAGCAAATAGACTTGCATCAAACTCTTTACTTGAAGGAATTGTATTTTCTAAAATTGCAGTTGAATTGAGTTTAAAAGAAGAGTTTAAAATTGATGAAACAAAATATACAAAAAATATAAAAAAATATATAAGAAACAAAGAGATAGATAAAGAAATAAAAAACTCTTTAAGAAAACTAATGTGGGATAACGCTGCAATAGTAAGAGACAGAGATTCACTCAAAATTACACTTGAAAAAATAGATAAATTTTTAGAAGAAAATGTAGGAAGACTGCTATATTTAAGACTACTTACGGCAAAATCTATTTTAAAAGCTGCAATTGAGAGACAAGTCTCGATTGGAGCTCATTTTATTAAGGAGTAA
- the nhaD gene encoding sodium:proton antiporter NhaD: protein MLKLLMVLVLSSITLFAASGPSGAGAVAPDLTMTWVGFACLFIFVVGYYFVAAEEKYEIDKAKPALFIGTFMFMLVALYYALNGLDLGLVHTEAQHLILEIAGIFFFLFVAMTYIESLIHMGVFDRLKYNLVSKGYSYKKMFWVTGFIAFFLSPIADNLTTALILSTVLITIEKTRKDFLVPGAINIVVAANAGGAWSPFGDITTLMAWTAGKGTFTDFLFLFPASVTGYLVTAYLLAKFVPDDKPEFDASKEKKPEMAEGAKVVMGLGVFTIFCAVMSHQVLHLPAMWGMMFGLSLLKVYSYGLKRKYGTDHFNIFHSMAKIENNTLMFFFGILAAVGALYFIGWLGLAVVVYQPDVLGPTWSNIGVGFLSAIVDNVPVMSAVLKASPEMGLDQWMLVTLTAGVGGSMISFGSAAGVGVMGKLHGIYTFGSHMKLAWTIVIGYFVSVAVWYLQYEVLGFYHIG, encoded by the coding sequence ATGTTGAAATTGTTGATGGTGTTGGTTCTGTCATCTATAACATTATTTGCTGCAAGTGGTCCTTCGGGAGCAGGAGCAGTTGCACCTGACTTAACTATGACATGGGTTGGGTTTGCGTGTTTATTTATTTTTGTTGTCGGTTATTATTTTGTAGCAGCTGAAGAAAAGTATGAGATTGATAAAGCGAAACCTGCTTTATTTATTGGTACTTTTATGTTTATGTTAGTTGCTTTATATTATGCGCTAAATGGTCTAGACTTAGGTCTTGTACACACTGAAGCACAACACTTAATTTTAGAAATTGCAGGAATTTTCTTCTTCCTATTTGTTGCTATGACTTATATTGAGTCATTAATTCATATGGGTGTATTTGATAGATTAAAATATAATCTTGTATCTAAAGGTTATAGTTATAAGAAAATGTTCTGGGTAACTGGTTTTATCGCATTCTTCTTATCTCCTATCGCAGATAACTTAACTACTGCATTAATTCTTTCTACAGTATTAATTACAATTGAAAAAACAAGAAAAGATTTCTTAGTTCCAGGTGCTATTAATATTGTTGTTGCAGCAAATGCTGGTGGTGCTTGGTCTCCATTTGGTGATATTACTACACTTATGGCGTGGACTGCAGGTAAGGGAACATTTACAGACTTTTTATTCTTATTCCCAGCTTCTGTAACTGGTTATTTAGTAACAGCTTATTTATTAGCTAAGTTTGTTCCTGATGATAAGCCTGAATTTGATGCATCTAAAGAGAAAAAACCAGAAATGGCTGAAGGTGCTAAAGTAGTTATGGGACTTGGTGTATTTACAATCTTTTGTGCTGTAATGTCTCACCAAGTATTACACTTACCAGCTATGTGGGGTATGATGTTCGGTCTTTCTTTACTTAAAGTTTATTCTTATGGTTTAAAAAGAAAATATGGTACTGATCACTTCAATATTTTCCACTCAATGGCTAAAATTGAAAACAATACATTAATGTTCTTCTTTGGTATTTTAGCAGCAGTTGGTGCTTTATATTTCATCGGATGGTTAGGTTTAGCAGTTGTTGTTTACCAACCAGATGTATTAGGTCCAACTTGGTCAAATATCGGTGTAGGTTTCTTATCAGCTATCGTTGATAACGTACCAGTTATGTCAGCAGTACTTAAAGCTAGTCCAGAAATGGGACTTGACCAATGGATGCTTGTAACACTTACAGCAGGTGTTGGTGGTTCTATGATTTCATTTGGTTCAGCAGCAGGTGTTGGTGTAATGGGTAAATTACATGGAATTTATACTTTCGGTTCACACATGAAATTAGCGTGGACTATTGTAATTGGATACTTTGTATCTGTTGCAGTTTGGTACTTACAATACGAAGTTTTAGGTTTCTATCACATCGGATAA
- the guaA gene encoding glutamine-hydrolyzing GMP synthase translates to MKHVPIVVLDFGSQYTQIIARKLREAGVYSEIVPYNERIEDILARTPKGIILSGGPASVYANDAYHPDEEIFNLGLPILGICYGMQLISQFFGGSVIPADHHEYGKAKLTFESQSDIFKDTTDGQTVWMSHGDKVDQLADGFEVIGTSENSPFAAIANLEERIYAFQFHPEVYHSEQGAKILKNFAKHICGCESTWNMGSFAKEQIKKIQDTVGSKKVLCGVSGGVDSSVVATLLAEAIGDQLIPVFVDNGLLRANEREQVEAMFKSRGVDLITVDASEEFLSKLAGVTDPETKRKIIGETFIKVFDEEAKKHDGIEFLAQGTLYTDVIESVSVKGPSKTIKSHHNVGGLPDWMTFELIEPLREIFKDEVRLLGLELGLPKDMIGRHPFPGPGLAIRVMGDVNKPDLELLRKADTIMLDVLHATGLYDKTWQAFTVLLNVKSVGVMGDNRTYDNTVCVRIVEATDGMTATFAHIPHDVLETISRRIINEVDGINRVVYDISSKPPATIEWE, encoded by the coding sequence ATGAAACATGTACCAATAGTTGTATTAGATTTTGGTAGTCAATATACACAAATTATTGCAAGAAAACTTAGAGAAGCAGGTGTTTATTCTGAAATTGTACCTTACAATGAAAGAATTGAAGATATTCTAGCAAGAACACCAAAGGGTATTATCCTTTCAGGTGGACCAGCTTCAGTTTACGCAAACGATGCATATCACCCAGATGAAGAGATTTTTAATCTAGGTCTTCCTATTTTAGGAATCTGTTACGGTATGCAGCTTATTTCTCAATTCTTTGGTGGAAGTGTAATTCCAGCTGATCATCATGAATATGGAAAAGCAAAATTAACTTTTGAAAGTCAAAGTGATATTTTCAAAGATACTACTGATGGACAAACTGTATGGATGTCTCACGGTGATAAAGTTGACCAACTAGCTGATGGTTTTGAAGTTATTGGTACATCTGAAAACTCTCCATTTGCAGCAATTGCAAATTTAGAAGAAAGAATTTATGCATTCCAATTCCACCCAGAAGTTTACCACTCAGAACAAGGTGCAAAAATCCTTAAAAACTTCGCAAAACATATTTGTGGTTGTGAATCAACTTGGAATATGGGTTCATTTGCTAAAGAGCAAATCAAAAAAATCCAAGATACTGTAGGAAGCAAAAAAGTACTATGTGGTGTATCAGGAGGAGTTGATTCTTCTGTTGTTGCTACACTTTTAGCTGAAGCAATTGGTGACCAACTAATTCCAGTATTTGTTGACAATGGATTATTAAGAGCAAATGAAAGAGAACAAGTTGAAGCTATGTTTAAATCTAGAGGTGTAGATTTAATCACTGTTGATGCATCGGAAGAGTTCCTTTCAAAATTAGCAGGTGTTACAGACCCTGAAACAAAAAGAAAAATCATTGGTGAAACTTTCATCAAAGTATTTGATGAAGAAGCTAAAAAACACGATGGAATCGAGTTCTTAGCACAAGGTACACTTTATACAGATGTTATTGAGTCTGTATCAGTTAAAGGACCTTCAAAAACTATCAAATCTCACCACAATGTAGGTGGATTACCTGATTGGATGACATTTGAATTAATCGAGCCATTAAGAGAAATCTTCAAAGATGAAGTAAGACTTTTAGGATTAGAGCTTGGATTACCAAAAGATATGATTGGAAGACATCCTTTCCCTGGACCAGGACTAGCTATTAGAGTTATGGGTGATGTTAATAAGCCTGATTTAGAACTTCTTAGAAAAGCTGATACTATCATGTTAGATGTATTACATGCAACTGGATTGTATGATAAAACATGGCAAGCATTTACAGTACTATTAAACGTAAAATCTGTAGGTGTTATGGGTGATAACAGAACTTACGATAACACTGTATGTGTTAGAATCGTAGAAGCTACTGATGGTATGACTGCTACATTTGCACATATTCCACATGATGTTTTAGAAACAATTTCTAGAAGAATTATCAATGAAGTTGATGGGATTAATAGAGTGGTGTACGATATCAGCTCAAAACCACCAGCAACTATCGAGTGGGAATAA
- a CDS encoding phage integrase N-terminal SAM-like domain-containing protein → MGKKLLDIMNDKIRFKHYSIKTEQSYIGWAKRYILYHKKRHPKDMGKIEIRSPLAF, encoded by the coding sequence ATGGGTAAGAAACTACTAGACATTATGAATGATAAAATAAGATTTAAACATTACAGTATAAAAACAGAGCAAAGTTATATTGGCTGGGCTAAAAGATATATTCTTTATCACAAAAAACGACATCCAAAGGATATGGGGAAAATTGAAATAAGAAGTCCATTGGCTTTTTAA
- a CDS encoding type II toxin-antitoxin system Phd/YefM family antitoxin encodes MTRVMSVSQVRADIYNVMDETAQSHEPILITGKRNNVVMLSQEDWNAIEETLYLNSIPKMASSIQESMNASDEEFSEDIEW; translated from the coding sequence ATGACAAGAGTTATGTCAGTAAGTCAAGTTAGGGCAGATATTTACAATGTTATGGATGAAACAGCACAAAGTCATGAGCCTATACTAATTACAGGAAAAAGAAACAATGTAGTTATGCTCTCACAAGAAGACTGGAATGCTATAGAAGAAACATTATACTTAAACTCTATCCCTAAGATGGCTTCTTCAATTCAAGAGTCAATGAATGCTTCTGATGAAGAGTTTAGTGAAGATATTGAATGGTAG
- a CDS encoding Txe/YoeB family addiction module toxin: MVEYKILYSKLALKDAKKLSSANLDKKAKELIKIIKKDPFQKPPPYEKLVGNLSGSYSRRINIQHRLVYEVREHDKVIRISRMWTHYGE, translated from the coding sequence ATGGTAGAGTATAAAATACTTTATAGTAAATTAGCATTAAAAGATGCTAAAAAACTATCAAGTGCAAATTTAGACAAAAAAGCAAAAGAACTTATAAAAATCATCAAAAAAGATCCATTTCAAAAACCACCTCCTTATGAAAAGCTAGTTGGTAATCTAAGTGGTTCATATTCAAGAAGAATAAATATTCAACATAGACTTGTATATGAAGTAAGAGAACATGATAAAGTAATAAGAATATCTAGAATGTGGACACACTATGGAGAATAA
- a CDS encoding pseudouridine synthase → MTTINQENLTKQYQSSQKHHHFKMFKPWGCVSQFRPKPKKSKTLLGDYYDFPEDTMAIGRLDMDSEGLLLLTTDGMASYKVRDKSVEKEYYVQVDGIITDEAIEKMQNGLEIVVKGKTYMTLPCKVRKIEDEPPLPPRCRNIRKSRHGPTSWASIIINEGKNRQVRKMTAAAGFPTLRLVRVRIGNIHIENLQPSEVIALDNLNEALT, encoded by the coding sequence ATGACTACAATTAATCAAGAAAATTTAACAAAACAATATCAATCATCTCAAAAGCACCACCACTTCAAAATGTTCAAACCATGGGGCTGTGTAAGTCAGTTTAGACCAAAGCCTAAAAAGAGTAAGACTTTGTTGGGTGATTATTATGATTTCCCTGAGGATACTATGGCTATTGGTAGATTAGATATGGATTCAGAAGGTTTACTATTACTTACTACAGATGGTATGGCAAGTTACAAAGTACGAGATAAAAGTGTTGAGAAAGAGTACTATGTACAAGTAGATGGAATCATTACAGATGAAGCAATAGAAAAAATGCAAAATGGTCTTGAAATTGTAGTAAAAGGTAAGACATATATGACGCTTCCTTGCAAAGTAAGAAAAATAGAAGATGAACCACCTTTACCACCACGTTGTAGAAATATACGAAAGTCAAGACATGGACCAACTTCTTGGGCATCAATTATAATCAATGAAGGCAAAAACAGACAAGTAAGAAAGATGACAGCAGCAGCTGGATTTCCTACTTTAAGACTTGTAAGAGTACGAATAGGAAATATACATATCGAAAACCTCCAACCAAGTGAAGTAATAGCTTTAGACAACCTAAATGAAGCACTTACTTGA
- a CDS encoding NAD(P)-dependent oxidoreductase, protein MKKIIPFVSACDEETTNLWLEHLQEQMSEYKIVLFEELSEEQKLSSTVAIVANPNPKDIAQLKNLKWIQSLWAGVEKLLQDLSNSSFKIVRMTDPQLAKTMAESVLAWSLYLHKNMPLYLKQQKKKQWKQHIETLPEERNILVLGLGNLGKESAKKLKENGFSVSGWARSKKEIEGVETFYGNDGLTQALKSADIVVCLLPLTDETKNLLDKSKLDLLHKKVSLINFARGPIIDYEYLAKKLDNKELCHAVLDVFDIEPLSTSSYLWQNENITVLPHISAPTNMKTASKIALKNISEYFEKGILPTFVDTNKGY, encoded by the coding sequence GTGAAAAAGATAATACCTTTTGTAAGTGCTTGTGATGAAGAGACTACAAATCTATGGCTAGAGCATTTACAAGAACAAATGAGCGAATACAAAATAGTACTTTTTGAAGAGTTATCAGAAGAACAAAAACTATCTTCTACTGTAGCAATAGTAGCAAACCCAAATCCAAAAGACATAGCTCAACTTAAAAACCTAAAATGGATACAAAGCTTATGGGCTGGAGTTGAAAAACTTCTTCAAGACCTTTCAAACTCTTCTTTTAAAATAGTTCGTATGACTGATCCTCAACTTGCTAAAACTATGGCTGAATCAGTTTTAGCATGGAGTTTATATTTGCATAAAAATATGCCACTATATTTAAAACAACAAAAAAAAAAGCAATGGAAACAGCATATAGAAACTTTGCCAGAAGAAAGAAATATATTAGTTCTTGGTTTAGGCAATTTAGGAAAAGAAAGTGCAAAGAAACTAAAAGAGAATGGTTTTAGTGTATCAGGATGGGCAAGAAGTAAAAAAGAGATAGAAGGTGTTGAAACTTTTTATGGAAATGACGGTTTAACACAAGCTTTAAAAAGTGCTGATATCGTAGTTTGTCTTTTACCTCTTACAGATGAAACAAAAAACTTACTTGATAAGTCAAAGCTAGACTTATTGCATAAGAAAGTTTCTCTTATAAACTTTGCTAGAGGGCCAATTATAGATTATGAATACTTAGCTAAAAAATTAGATAACAAAGAACTATGTCATGCTGTTTTAGATGTATTTGATATAGAGCCACTATCAACTAGTTCTTATCTTTGGCAAAATGAAAATATAACAGTACTACCTCATATCTCAGCACCTACAAATATGAAAACAGCTTCAAAGATAGCTTTAAAAAATATTTCAGAATACTTTGAAAAGGGTATCCTTCCCACTTTTGTAGATACAAATAAAGGTTACTAA
- the hrpB gene encoding ATP-dependent helicase HrpB, whose amino-acid sequence MNLPIYDVLDDIKQTLNQNSTLILEAPPGAGKSTVVPISLLKESWLEDRMIIMLEPRRVAARMVAQQMARLLGEEVGQTVGYQVRMDSCKSKQTKLLVVTEAILVRKLQSDQALEDVGLIIFDEFHERSIHTDLSLALSLQVQELLREDLKLLIMSATLNSQELTKLLGDDVPTVSSKGKSYEVEEAFLDANIKQPDFKTINTVLLNTIQKAVNEDDGDILVFLSGAKEINSLEKLLNEKLKDREIEVLPLYSSLSKEKQDKAILKSKSNKRKIILSTNIAQTSLTIEGVKVVIDTGLEKQSFYNYSNAMNHLEQVFISQNSATQRAGRAGRLSNGKCYKLWHKGKILQESSKPEILRTDLSSFLLEVSLWGEDISELKLLDTPSQEVLESTRIVLQELKMLDEKNEITTIGKKALALGVHPRFAYMILRANEIGFAYEACLLASLLVEKDIFKSSFQDTNIYSRFVHLHENDIDSSFINKHRAKNILAGAKFLFSKLKAVHSIEKPNKRIDEEIVALLTLFAYPDRLAKQRGKNDNRYKLSNGKGAILNSEDTLFNESFLVVPSLNAKSKDSYISLASRISLDTILKEFKADINIKKSITYNKDNKKFDIKEQYFFYELELFSKPINDENQDFSSLLCSLLKKEGLELLTWNKKAEALRQRINFINENSDLEFPSFKEEDLKENIFTWLEPYLHDIKTVKELESLDTYSILLGYIPWDKQQFLDTLAPTHIKVPSGSNIKIDYSDSDTPVLAVKIQEMFGMHETPKILNNKIALQVHLLSPALRPIQITYDLKSFWENSYAEVKKELFSKYKKHYWPDNPFEAIATNKTKKNMKG is encoded by the coding sequence TTGAACTTGCCTATCTATGATGTTTTAGATGACATCAAACAAACGCTAAATCAAAACTCAACACTTATACTAGAAGCACCACCAGGAGCTGGAAAAAGTACAGTTGTGCCAATCTCACTTTTAAAAGAGTCTTGGCTTGAAGATAGAATGATAATTATGTTAGAACCAAGACGAGTAGCTGCAAGAATGGTAGCCCAACAAATGGCAAGACTACTAGGGGAAGAAGTAGGGCAAACTGTTGGTTATCAAGTTAGGATGGATAGTTGTAAATCAAAGCAAACAAAACTTCTAGTTGTAACAGAAGCAATACTTGTGCGAAAACTACAAAGTGACCAAGCTTTAGAAGATGTAGGTTTAATTATCTTTGATGAGTTCCATGAAAGAAGTATTCATACTGATTTATCCCTTGCTTTATCTCTGCAAGTACAGGAGCTACTAAGAGAGGATTTAAAACTTCTTATTATGTCTGCAACTTTAAACTCACAAGAACTAACAAAACTATTAGGTGATGATGTTCCCACTGTAAGCTCAAAGGGTAAAAGCTATGAAGTAGAAGAGGCGTTTTTAGATGCAAATATCAAACAGCCTGATTTTAAAACTATAAATACCGTTTTATTAAATACTATACAAAAAGCAGTAAATGAAGATGATGGTGATATTTTAGTTTTTCTATCAGGAGCTAAAGAGATAAATAGTTTAGAAAAGCTTCTAAATGAAAAACTAAAAGATAGAGAAATAGAAGTCTTACCTTTGTATTCAAGTTTGAGTAAAGAGAAACAAGATAAGGCTATACTGAAGTCAAAATCAAATAAAAGAAAAATCATCCTTTCAACAAATATTGCTCAAACCTCTTTAACAATAGAGGGTGTAAAAGTAGTAATAGATACAGGTTTAGAAAAGCAATCTTTTTATAACTACTCAAATGCAATGAATCATTTAGAACAGGTTTTTATCTCACAAAACTCAGCTACTCAAAGAGCAGGTAGAGCAGGAAGACTAAGTAATGGAAAGTGCTATAAGTTATGGCATAAGGGTAAGATACTGCAAGAGTCAAGTAAACCTGAGATATTAAGGACAGATTTGAGTTCCTTTTTACTTGAGGTTTCTCTTTGGGGTGAAGATATAAGTGAACTTAAACTATTAGATACTCCTTCACAAGAAGTTTTAGAAAGTACAAGAATAGTTTTACAAGAATTAAAAATGCTTGATGAGAAAAATGAGATAACAACTATAGGTAAAAAAGCATTAGCTTTAGGAGTTCATCCTAGGTTTGCATATATGATTTTAAGAGCAAATGAAATAGGCTTTGCCTATGAGGCTTGCCTTTTAGCTTCACTTTTAGTTGAAAAAGATATCTTTAAAAGCAGTTTCCAAGATACAAATATATATTCAAGGTTTGTACACTTACATGAAAATGATATAGATAGCTCATTTATAAATAAACATAGAGCAAAAAACATTTTAGCAGGGGCAAAGTTTCTATTTAGCAAGTTAAAAGCAGTACATAGTATAGAAAAGCCAAATAAAAGAATAGATGAAGAGATTGTAGCTCTTTTAACTCTTTTTGCTTATCCTGATAGACTTGCAAAGCAAAGAGGCAAAAATGATAATAGATACAAACTATCTAATGGTAAGGGTGCAATTTTAAATAGTGAAGATACACTATTTAATGAAAGCTTTTTAGTAGTACCAAGTCTAAATGCAAAGAGCAAAGATTCATATATAAGTCTTGCATCAAGAATATCATTAGATACTATTTTAAAAGAGTTTAAAGCTGATATAAATATCAAAAAGAGTATCACCTATAACAAGGACAATAAAAAGTTTGATATAAAAGAGCAATACTTTTTTTATGAGTTAGAACTTTTTTCAAAACCTATAAATGATGAAAATCAAGACTTTTCAAGCTTGCTTTGTTCTCTTTTGAAAAAAGAGGGATTAGAGCTTTTAACTTGGAATAAGAAAGCAGAAGCCTTAAGACAAAGAATAAACTTTATAAATGAAAATAGTGATTTAGAGTTTCCAAGTTTCAAAGAAGAGGATTTAAAAGAAAATATTTTTACCTGGTTAGAGCCATATTTACACGATATCAAAACAGTAAAAGAATTAGAGTCTTTAGATACATACTCTATACTACTTGGATACATTCCTTGGGATAAACAACAATTTTTAGATACTCTTGCCCCAACTCATATAAAAGTGCCTAGTGGTTCAAATATCAAAATAGACTATAGTGATAGTGACACACCTGTTTTAGCAGTAAAGATACAAGAGATGTTTGGTATGCATGAAACTCCAAAGATACTTAACAATAAAATAGCTTTGCAAGTTCATCTTTTAAGTCCTGCATTAAGACCTATTCAAATAACTTATGATTTGAAAAGCTTTTGGGAAAATTCATATGCTGAGGTTAAAAAAGAGTTGTTTTCAAAATATAAAAAACATTATTGGCCTGATAATCCTTTTGAAGCTATTGCTACAAATAAAACTAAAAAGAATATGAAGGGATAA